The sequence AATAATGTCCAACCATCTCAAGCGGCTGGTAGCGCCGGAATCCTGGCGTATCCCGAAGAAAGTACAGAAATTCGTCATGAAGACCGCCCCGGGCCCCCACAACGCCGGCGGCCTGCCGGTCGGTGTCTGGCTCCGCGAGCATATCGGCATCGCACAGAATGCAAGTGAGGTTCGAAAGATCCTGCACCAGCGGGATGTTCTCGTCAACGGACGGCCCTGCAGGAACCCGCAGATCGGGCTTGGCGTCTTTGACATCGTCTCGATCCCGAAACTCGGGAAACACTACCGTATCCAGCTGGACAAGCTGGGCAACCTGATCTCTGTTGAGATCCCGGAAGAGTCTGCCAAGACCCGGCTCTGTAAGATCCGGAACAAGACCGTCATCAAGGGCGGCAGGGTGCAGCTGAACCTTGCATTCGGTGCAAACATCCTTGCCGACAACACCTACAAGGCTAAAGACTCAGTCGTTGTGACCCTTGGCGACCCGAAGAGCGGTGAAGACCGGTTCCGGATCATCGACCACTTCCCCTTCGCGGAAGGCAATGTGGCCATGATCGTCGGCGGAAAGCACTCCGGCAAGGTCGGCAGGATCGTCGAGATCACCAGGACCGCGAGTTCCGTCCCGAACCGTGTTGTCCTCGTGGACGACTCGGCAGATGAGCGGTTCGAGACCATCGAGGAGTATATCTTCATGGTCGGCCGTTCCGGGATTGCACCTGAACTGGAGGCCTCCGTATGAGCGCAATGAGGGAGATCTACATCGACAAGGTCATTGTGCACATGGGCGTCGGTGAGAGCGGTGAGCGGCTGGTCAAGGCCGAGGATCTCGTCACAAAGATCACCGGCCAGAAGCCCGTACGCACCATCGCGAAGCGGACCCAGCCGGCGTTCGGGATCAGAAAAGGCGCACCCATTGGGTGCAAGGTCACCCTGCGCCGGGCGAACGCCGAGAAGTTCATCGAGACTGCGCTTACCATCATTGAGCGGCATCTTGCAATCTCTCAGTTCGACCAGACCGGCAACGTCTCATTCGGCATCGAGGAGCATACCGATTTCCCGGGCATGGCCTACGACCCTGCGATCGGCATCTACGGTATGGACGTCAACGTTGTGCTCGAGCGCAAGGGTGTGCGGGTCGCACGCCGGGGCATCGCGCGCAGAAAACTGCCGGCTGACCAGAAAGTGAAGAAAGAAGAAGCCATCGCGTTCATGCGTGAGCGCTACCAGGTGGAGGTGTAAGGAATGGCAGGAGAACCAGGAGCGCCTTCTTCGGCTGAGAGCGCGAAGAAGTTCGGCCGGGGCGCGAATGAGTGCCGCATATGCGGTCGGAAACAGGGCCTCGTACGCAAATACGGCATCTACTTCTGCCGCCAGTGCTTCCGCGAGTGGGCGGGCAAGATGGGCTTTAAGAAGATGAACTGAGGGTGAGAGATATGGCACGACAGAATCCAATCGCTGACGCGATGAGCACGATCAAGAATGCCGGCGACGCTGGACGGAGCGAAGTTATTGTTGAGCCCGCCAGCAAGGTGTTAGGTGCGATGCTCCGTGTTATGCAGGAAAACAGCTTTATCGGCGGCTTCGAGTTCATCGAC is a genomic window of Methanoculleus bourgensis MS2 containing:
- a CDS encoding 30S ribosomal protein S4e, translated to MSNHLKRLVAPESWRIPKKVQKFVMKTAPGPHNAGGLPVGVWLREHIGIAQNASEVRKILHQRDVLVNGRPCRNPQIGLGVFDIVSIPKLGKHYRIQLDKLGNLISVEIPEESAKTRLCKIRNKTVIKGGRVQLNLAFGANILADNTYKAKDSVVVTLGDPKSGEDRFRIIDHFPFAEGNVAMIVGGKHSGKVGRIVEITRTASSVPNRVVLVDDSADERFETIEEYIFMVGRSGIAPELEASV
- a CDS encoding 50S ribosomal protein L5; translated protein: MSAMREIYIDKVIVHMGVGESGERLVKAEDLVTKITGQKPVRTIAKRTQPAFGIRKGAPIGCKVTLRRANAEKFIETALTIIERHLAISQFDQTGNVSFGIEEHTDFPGMAYDPAIGIYGMDVNVVLERKGVRVARRGIARRKLPADQKVKKEEAIAFMRERYQVEV
- a CDS encoding 30S ribosomal protein S14, producing MAGEPGAPSSAESAKKFGRGANECRICGRKQGLVRKYGIYFCRQCFREWAGKMGFKKMN